In a single window of the Actinomycetota bacterium genome:
- a CDS encoding chorismate mutase, which translates to MHDDRLDAYRASIDNIDAALVHLLAERFKITMDVGRYKAEVGLPAADPEREELQVRRLRSLAVESGLDPAFTEKFLKFIVAEVIQHHQQIADGDLV; encoded by the coding sequence ATGCACGACGACCGGCTCGACGCCTACCGCGCGAGCATCGACAACATCGACGCGGCGCTCGTGCACCTGCTCGCCGAGCGGTTCAAGATCACCATGGACGTGGGGCGCTACAAGGCCGAGGTCGGCCTGCCTGCTGCCGACCCCGAGCGCGAAGAGCTCCAGGTGCGTCGTCTGCGCTCGCTCGCGGTCGAGTCGGGCCTCGATCCGGCGTTCACCGAGAAGTTCTTGAAGTTCATCGTGGCCGAGGTCATCCAGCATCACCAGCAGATCGCCGATGGCGATCTCGTCTGA
- a CDS encoding OsmC family protein — translation MGARAARLRCTARHRVAGVADLGRRCAGSDRRGGRRCEVRRAPAAAGGGVVNSRIERVTFLGSQGGELAARLDLPATPPRAMALVTHCFTCSKESAASSKLATTLVEHGFGVMRFDFTGQGASDGELANAGFASNVDDVVLAADWLGKNHRSPQLLVGHSLGGAAVIAAARVLPGVRAVATVGAPSNLDHLIGLLGGARAQIERDGVAEVVIAGRTFPVRQGLLDEMEGVRLLDQVRHLGRPLLVLHAAEDEVVDVTHGEAIFAAAAHPKGFVSLDGADHLLTDRAHGATAARLIAAWAQRYVVDERGFHEPPRPTSQVVVAETGQGRYLNHVVVGAHRLLTDEPQSVGGLDAGPSPYDLVAAALGACTSMTIRMYAERKGWPLERVRVEVDHAKVHAEDCAKCEEGSEGRIDVFERVVHLEGVLDEAQRRRLLEIADRCPVHRTLESSSQIFTRAGP, via the coding sequence ATGGGCGCGCGAGCAGCTCGCCTTCGATGCACCGCTCGACACCGTGTGGCCGGTGTTGCCGATCTCGGTCGTCGGTGCGCTGGGAGTGATCGCCGCGGGGGTCGGCGGTGCGAGGTTCGCCGAGCGCCGGCTGCAGCAGGCGGCGGTGTCGTGAACAGCCGCATCGAGCGGGTCACCTTCCTCGGGAGCCAGGGCGGCGAGCTCGCCGCCCGGCTGGACCTGCCGGCGACCCCGCCGCGGGCGATGGCGCTCGTCACCCATTGCTTCACGTGCAGCAAGGAATCCGCGGCCTCGTCGAAGCTGGCGACCACCCTGGTCGAGCACGGCTTCGGCGTGATGCGCTTCGACTTCACCGGCCAGGGAGCGAGCGACGGCGAGCTAGCCAACGCTGGCTTCGCCTCCAACGTCGACGACGTCGTCCTCGCGGCCGATTGGCTGGGCAAGAACCACCGCTCACCCCAGCTTCTCGTCGGGCACTCCCTCGGCGGCGCGGCAGTGATAGCTGCGGCGCGGGTGCTGCCCGGCGTGCGGGCCGTGGCCACCGTCGGCGCGCCGTCGAACCTCGACCACCTGATCGGGCTGCTCGGCGGTGCCCGTGCCCAGATCGAGCGCGACGGCGTAGCCGAGGTCGTGATCGCCGGGCGTACGTTCCCGGTGCGTCAGGGCCTGCTCGACGAGATGGAGGGGGTGCGGCTGCTCGACCAAGTCCGCCACCTCGGTCGTCCGCTGCTCGTCCTGCACGCAGCCGAGGACGAGGTCGTCGACGTCACCCACGGCGAGGCCATCTTCGCCGCGGCCGCCCATCCGAAGGGCTTCGTGTCCCTCGACGGCGCGGATCACCTGCTGACGGACAGGGCACACGGGGCAACGGCTGCCCGGCTGATCGCCGCGTGGGCGCAGCGCTACGTGGTCGACGAGCGTGGGTTCCACGAGCCGCCGCGGCCGACGTCCCAGGTGGTGGTCGCCGAGACCGGCCAGGGTCGCTACCTGAACCACGTCGTCGTCGGCGCGCACCGCTTGTTGACGGACGAGCCGCAGTCGGTGGGCGGTCTCGACGCCGGGCCCTCCCCGTACGACCTGGTGGCCGCGGCGCTCGGCGCCTGCACGTCGATGACGATCCGCATGTACGCGGAGCGCAAGGGGTGGCCGTTGGAGCGTGTGCGCGTAGAGGTCGACCACGCGAAGGTGCACGCCGAGGACTGCGCGAAGTGTGAGGAGGGGAGCGAGGGGCGGATCGACGTCTTCGAGCGGGTCGTCCACCTAGAGGGGGTGCTCGACGAAGCACAGAGGCGTCGGTTGCTCGAGATCGCCGACCGCTGCCCGGTGCACCGCACGCTCGAGTCGTCGTCGCAGATCTTCACCCGCGCCGGACCCTGA
- the ligD gene encoding non-homologous end-joining DNA ligase encodes MLVTNPDKVFFPARGETKLDLVRYYLAISDAVMLQMHNRPVLLQRFPNGATGSSFFQKRVPDSAPEWLTTTEVSTPNGTKSNALVVADIAHLVWAVNLGCLGFHSWPLRVKPDGTADELADELRLDLDPQPGTTFTMAVEAAHVVRELLDELGLVGYVKTTGSRGIHVYLRLAHCWDSYAVRSAAVAAARELERRRPDLLTAQWWKEDRGKRIFVDFNQNAPHKTVFAPWSVRARADALVSTPIEWSELDAVDPESLTIATVPERLRAGGDPWASIDDHPNDLTPLLAWIRRDEEAGLPDAPWPPVYPKMPGEAARVAPSRARKPRPAPG; translated from the coding sequence ATGCTCGTGACGAACCCGGACAAGGTGTTCTTCCCCGCTCGCGGTGAGACCAAGCTCGATCTGGTTCGCTACTACCTCGCCATCTCCGACGCAGTCATGTTGCAGATGCACAATCGTCCCGTGCTGTTGCAACGATTTCCCAACGGCGCGACGGGATCATCGTTCTTCCAGAAGCGCGTGCCGGACTCGGCTCCGGAGTGGCTCACCACCACCGAGGTCTCCACGCCGAACGGCACCAAGTCCAACGCGCTGGTCGTCGCCGACATCGCCCACCTCGTGTGGGCGGTCAACCTCGGATGCCTGGGGTTCCACTCCTGGCCGCTGCGGGTGAAGCCCGACGGCACCGCCGACGAGCTGGCCGACGAGCTGCGCCTCGACCTCGACCCCCAGCCGGGAACCACCTTCACGATGGCCGTCGAGGCCGCCCACGTCGTGCGGGAACTGCTCGACGAGCTGGGCCTGGTCGGCTACGTGAAGACCACCGGCTCGCGCGGGATCCACGTGTACCTGCGCCTTGCCCACTGCTGGGACTCGTACGCGGTGCGATCGGCCGCCGTGGCCGCGGCGCGTGAGCTGGAACGCCGGCGCCCGGATCTGCTCACGGCGCAGTGGTGGAAGGAAGACCGCGGCAAGCGCATCTTCGTCGACTTCAACCAGAACGCCCCGCACAAGACCGTCTTCGCCCCCTGGTCGGTTCGTGCCCGCGCCGACGCGCTGGTATCGACGCCGATCGAGTGGTCTGAGTTGGACGCGGTAGACCCGGAGAGCCTGACGATCGCCACCGTGCCCGAGCGCCTCCGCGCAGGAGGCGATCCCTGGGCGTCGATCGACGATCACCCGAACGATCTAACCCCGCTGCTCGCCTGGATTCGGCGCGACGAGGAAGCCGGCCTGCCGGACGCGCCGTGGCCGCCGGTGTACCCGAAGATGCCTGGCGAGGCGGCCCGCGTCGCGCCGAGCAGGGCCCGCAAGCCTCGCCCGGCGCCGGGATGA
- a CDS encoding SDR family oxidoreductase, translated as MGQLVGKVAVVTGGGDGIGRAIVRSFAAEGAHLLVADVDEALGAEAVAEASAAGAEARFVRTDVAVRGDVEAMIAATLDTWGAVDILVNNAWGGGSLGRVETKSAEQMAHGMAVGFYGPLWAMQAAFAGMRARGWGRVVNMCSLNGVNAHVGTLEYNCAKEALRTLTRTAAREWAKYGIVVNAVCPGAKTAPARALADAMPEMFAEIEAANPMGRLGDPDADIAPVVLFLASEACRYMTGNTLYVDGGGHINGVAWVPPLPDS; from the coding sequence ATGGGACAACTCGTTGGGAAGGTGGCCGTCGTCACCGGCGGCGGCGACGGCATCGGGCGGGCGATCGTGCGCAGCTTCGCGGCCGAGGGTGCACATCTGCTCGTGGCCGACGTTGACGAGGCGTTGGGAGCAGAGGCCGTAGCGGAGGCGAGCGCTGCGGGAGCGGAGGCGCGCTTCGTGCGTACCGACGTGGCGGTGCGTGGAGATGTGGAGGCGATGATCGCCGCCACGCTCGACACCTGGGGTGCCGTCGACATCCTCGTCAACAACGCCTGGGGCGGCGGCTCGCTCGGCCGGGTGGAGACGAAGTCCGCCGAGCAGATGGCGCACGGGATGGCGGTCGGCTTCTACGGGCCGCTGTGGGCGATGCAGGCGGCGTTCGCCGGGATGCGGGCCAGGGGCTGGGGACGGGTGGTGAACATGTGCTCGCTGAACGGCGTGAACGCCCACGTCGGCACCCTCGAGTACAACTGCGCGAAGGAGGCGCTGCGCACCCTCACCCGGACGGCGGCGCGGGAGTGGGCGAAGTACGGCATCGTCGTCAACGCGGTCTGCCCGGGGGCGAAGACGGCGCCGGCGAGGGCGCTGGCAGACGCGATGCCGGAGATGTTCGCCGAGATCGAGGCCGCGAACCCGATGGGACGACTGGGCGATCCCGACGCCGACATCGCGCCGGTGGTGCTGTTCCTCGCGAGCGAGGCCTGCCGCTACATGACCGGCAACACGCTGTACGTCGACGGTGGCGGCCACATCAACGGTGTCGCCTGGGTGCCGCCGTTGCCCGACAGCTGA
- a CDS encoding TIGR03619 family F420-dependent LLM class oxidoreductase encodes MGAITGESGWIYGMQLPIQTLTRTLADPWEDDATVADLVDVARHAEATGHSFVGVCDHVAIPDDDYAARMTTTWYDPIATLAFLAAHTERVRLLSVVWIAAYRHPLQTAKSFGTIDHLSGGRAILGVGAGHVEGEFRALGVDFHRRGRLLDETLDALHGVWDEPYVSFSGERYSYERVGVAPSPVAGSLPIWVGGIGPAAWRRVGRRGDGYIPMANPVNRYPEIIDTIHAGAAEAGRAGATFDIGYMPGWSYLTGAPPDGLAPVALVGAEALAADIRAARAVGANVVHLKVRGRTKAEYLDQLSAFAEEVVPLVDEG; translated from the coding sequence ATGGGCGCCATCACCGGGGAGTCAGGCTGGATCTACGGGATGCAGCTCCCGATCCAGACGCTGACCCGCACCCTCGCCGACCCGTGGGAAGACGATGCCACGGTGGCCGATCTGGTAGACGTGGCCCGCCACGCCGAGGCCACGGGGCACTCGTTCGTCGGCGTTTGCGACCACGTCGCGATCCCCGACGACGACTACGCCGCCCGCATGACGACCACCTGGTACGACCCGATCGCGACGCTCGCGTTCCTCGCCGCCCACACCGAGCGAGTGCGCCTGCTGTCGGTGGTGTGGATCGCCGCCTACCGCCATCCGCTGCAGACGGCCAAGTCGTTCGGCACCATCGACCACCTGTCCGGCGGGCGGGCGATCCTCGGCGTCGGTGCCGGGCACGTCGAGGGTGAGTTCCGTGCGCTCGGCGTCGACTTCCACCGGCGCGGCCGGCTGCTCGACGAGACCCTCGACGCCCTGCACGGTGTCTGGGACGAGCCCTATGTCAGCTTCTCCGGCGAGCGCTACAGCTACGAGCGTGTCGGCGTCGCACCGTCGCCGGTCGCCGGATCGCTGCCGATCTGGGTCGGCGGCATCGGGCCGGCCGCTTGGCGGCGCGTCGGCCGGCGGGGCGACGGCTACATCCCGATGGCCAACCCGGTGAACCGGTATCCCGAGATCATCGACACGATCCACGCCGGGGCGGCAGAGGCCGGCCGCGCCGGGGCCACGTTCGACATCGGGTACATGCCCGGATGGTCGTACCTCACCGGCGCGCCGCCCGACGGGCTTGCGCCCGTGGCCCTCGTCGGGGCCGAGGCACTCGCCGCCGACATCCGCGCCGCGCGCGCCGTCGGAGCGAACGTCGTGCACCTGAAGGTCCGCGGTCGCACCAAGGCGGAGTACCTCGACCAGCTCTCCGCGTTCGCCGAAGAGGTCGTGCCGCTCGTCGACGAGGGCTAG
- a CDS encoding arylsulfatase, whose amino-acid sequence MGEAGQHTDAGRAPQAYEGFEGTVGRIFATSEPSWPVPPVAPAGAPNVIVVLADDLGWADLGCFGSEIDTANIDRLAAEGLRYTSFHSNPMCSPTRASLLTGLNHHLAGVGYVAHADPGFPGYAMELRDDTATMAEIMRDRGWATLMVGKWHLCKDTHASDAGPRHSWPLQRGFDRFYGILDGFTNFHQPHRLYEDNHVVDVDRYPDDYYFTDDITDRAIKMVRELRSSHPTKPFFMYFSHGAVHAPLQAKAQDLEKYRGAYEAGWDEIRERRFRRQVETGLLPEGTVLPPRNSEPDLDVTPWEELTDVQRELFARYQEIFAAMVDSVDQSLGHLRAALEELGEWDNTIVVFTSDNGGSREGLANGTSAYFRTLSAQHIDTGLEDVDVDHARLGLLGGPQALAHYPRGWAMVSNTPWRLYKISAHQGGHQVPFVVSWPRGLSPELSGGLRRQYQHVTDLLPTLAELAGFDVPTHRHGRPSPERSGASFASSFTAPGAASTHTEQYYEMCGNRGFYRAGWSVSISRQPRTPFSEERWELHDLDSDPTESRDLASVHPDTAAELGAAWEAAAWANQVFPLDEGSALKHVLRPPWDDQLAEPCTIVAGTPTLERYRSLALVNFRSFTVEIALAEPGWQSGDEGILVAHGDQGGGYAVYVERQHLRYVHNGYGEMRDVECVAMPRGATRIELVMHSPGGFVWHAELSVDGGPSTRVDDLRTLTAMAPFEGIDVGCDRRSPVSWELFERHGTFPYTGALRSVTYRPGELAPDAATRWVDYLREAGTRYE is encoded by the coding sequence GTGGGGGAAGCTGGGCAGCACACCGACGCCGGTCGCGCACCGCAGGCGTACGAGGGCTTCGAGGGCACGGTCGGACGCATCTTCGCCACGTCCGAGCCGTCGTGGCCCGTGCCTCCAGTCGCTCCCGCCGGCGCCCCGAACGTGATCGTCGTGCTCGCCGACGACCTCGGCTGGGCCGACCTCGGCTGCTTCGGCTCCGAGATCGACACCGCCAACATCGACCGGCTCGCCGCGGAGGGGCTGCGCTACACCAGCTTCCACTCCAACCCGATGTGCTCGCCGACGCGGGCGTCGCTCTTGACGGGGCTCAACCACCACCTCGCCGGCGTCGGCTACGTCGCCCATGCCGACCCCGGCTTCCCCGGTTACGCGATGGAGCTGCGCGACGACACCGCGACGATGGCCGAGATCATGCGCGACCGTGGTTGGGCGACGCTGATGGTCGGCAAGTGGCACCTCTGCAAGGACACCCACGCCTCCGACGCCGGGCCGCGGCACTCGTGGCCGCTGCAGCGCGGCTTCGACCGCTTCTACGGGATCCTCGACGGGTTCACGAACTTCCACCAGCCTCACCGGCTGTACGAGGACAACCACGTCGTCGACGTCGATCGCTACCCCGACGACTACTACTTCACCGACGACATCACCGACCGGGCGATCAAGATGGTGCGTGAGCTGCGTAGCTCGCATCCGACGAAGCCGTTCTTCATGTACTTCTCCCACGGGGCGGTCCACGCCCCGCTGCAGGCCAAGGCGCAAGACCTCGAGAAGTACCGCGGCGCCTACGAAGCCGGGTGGGACGAGATCCGCGAGCGACGCTTCCGGCGCCAGGTGGAAACGGGGCTGCTGCCGGAGGGCACCGTCTTGCCGCCTCGCAACTCCGAGCCCGATCTCGACGTCACCCCGTGGGAAGAGCTGACCGACGTTCAGCGGGAGCTGTTCGCGCGCTACCAGGAGATCTTCGCGGCGATGGTCGACAGCGTCGACCAGAGCCTCGGTCACCTGCGCGCGGCGCTCGAGGAGCTCGGCGAGTGGGACAACACGATCGTGGTGTTCACGAGCGACAACGGCGGCTCGCGCGAGGGTCTCGCCAACGGGACGAGCGCGTACTTCCGCACCCTCAGCGCCCAGCACATCGACACCGGTCTGGAAGACGTCGACGTCGACCACGCCCGGCTCGGGCTGCTCGGCGGCCCGCAGGCGCTCGCCCACTACCCGCGCGGCTGGGCGATGGTGTCGAACACCCCCTGGAGGCTCTACAAGATCAGCGCGCACCAGGGCGGCCACCAGGTGCCCTTCGTCGTGTCGTGGCCGCGTGGCCTGTCACCTGAGCTGAGCGGCGGTCTGCGCCGCCAGTACCAGCACGTCACCGACTTGTTGCCGACGTTGGCCGAGCTCGCCGGCTTCGACGTCCCCACCCACCGTCATGGCCGTCCGAGCCCGGAGCGCAGCGGAGCCAGCTTCGCCTCGTCGTTCACCGCTCCCGGTGCAGCATCCACCCACACCGAGCAGTACTACGAGATGTGCGGGAACCGCGGCTTCTACCGCGCCGGATGGTCGGTGTCGATCAGCCGCCAGCCGCGTACGCCGTTCAGCGAAGAGCGCTGGGAGCTGCACGACCTGGATTCGGACCCGACCGAATCACGTGACCTCGCGAGCGTGCACCCGGACACCGCCGCCGAGCTGGGCGCGGCCTGGGAGGCTGCCGCCTGGGCGAACCAGGTGTTCCCCCTCGACGAGGGCAGCGCGCTGAAGCACGTGTTGCGCCCGCCGTGGGACGACCAGCTTGCCGAGCCGTGCACGATCGTGGCCGGCACACCGACGCTGGAGCGCTACCGCAGCCTCGCGCTGGTCAACTTCCGGTCGTTCACCGTCGAGATCGCGCTCGCCGAGCCGGGCTGGCAATCCGGCGACGAGGGCATCCTCGTCGCCCACGGCGATCAGGGCGGGGGCTACGCCGTGTACGTGGAGCGCCAGCACCTGCGCTACGTCCACAACGGCTACGGCGAGATGCGCGACGTCGAGTGCGTTGCGATGCCGCGCGGCGCAACGCGGATCGAGCTGGTCATGCACAGCCCGGGCGGGTTCGTGTGGCACGCCGAGCTGAGCGTCGACGGCGGGCCTTCGACGCGCGTGGACGACTTGCGCACGCTCACCGCGATGGCTCCGTTCGAGGGCATCGACGTGGGATGTGATCGCCGCTCGCCCGTGTCGTGGGAGCTCTTCGAGCGTCATGGCACGTTCCCGTACACCGGCGCGCTGCGCTCGGTCACGTACCGCCCGGGCGAGCTCGCGCCCGACGCGGCGACACGCTGGGTCGACTACCTGCGTGAGGCCGGCACCCGCTACGAGTGA